The genome window AAATCGCCGCAGCCAGGTAGTGGTTTGGATTCATCAGCCCTGCGGTGCGGGTGACGATGCCGTGTCGGTCATGATCGGTATCGTTGCCAAAGGCGATGTCGAAACGGTCTTTGAGCGCGATCAGCTTGGCCATGGCATGGGGAGACGAACAGTCCATGCGGATCTTGCCGTCCCAATCCAGAGACATGAAGCCGAAGGTCGGGTCCACCGTGCTGTTCACCACTTCCACCTGAACACCGTACCGTTCGACAATCGGCCGCCAGTACGCCACGCCCGCTCCGCCAAGCGGATCGACGCCGATCTTCAGCCCGGCGCTTCGGATCGCATCCATATCCACAACCGAAGCCAGGTCACTCACGTACGATCCGACATAATCATACGTGCGGGTTGTGGCGACCTGGTGGGCTCGTTCATAGGCGATTCTCGCCACCTGTTGGAGACCGCTCGAAAGGAGCCGGTTGGCTCGCTCTTCAATCCAACGGGTGACATCTGTATCCGCCGGCCCGCCGTGCGGCGGGTTATATTTGAAGCCGCCGTCTTCCGGCGGATTGTGCGACGGCGTGATCACAATGCCGTCCGCCACACCGGCCGTCCGGCCGCGGTTATATACGAGGATGGCATGGGAGATGGCAGGGGTCGGTGTATAACCGTCATTGCAATCGATCATGGTCTCAACCCCGTTTGCCGCGAGTACCTCCAGGGCCGTGGCAAACGCCGGCTCGGACAGCGCGTGCGTGTCTCTTCCGAGGTAAAGAGGGCCGGTGATACCCCGGCTGTTGCGGTAGTCGCAGATTGCCTGGGTGATCGCCAAGACGTGTTCCTCATTGAACGAGCCGCGGAGTGACGAGCCTCGGTGACCGCTGGTGCCGAAACTGACCCGTTGTGCGCGATCCGTGATATCGGGCTTGTGCGCGTAGTATTCTTGTCGAAGCGTATCAATATCGACCAGAAGCTCCTTCGGAGCGGGCTTGCCGGCAAGGGGATGAATCGTCATTGGATCACCTCGCTTGTGAAACGCCTTCGGCGGTCGCTTGAAGCGCCAGCGCGAGCAGGACCACCGAACGCGGCTGCACCACATAGGTCGTCTGCGCCACCAACGGCGCCTTCTCCCATGGGCAGATGTCATCGGGTGATGCCAGCGCGGTGTCGACACAGCGCCGCCAGCATTGCCGACTTTCCGTCGAGATAGGGGGTAGCTCGAACGTCAACGGCTCCCAATAGGCGTTGAGCATCGCGTGAAGGAGAAAACGCGCGCGCAGGCTTCGCAGCGTAAAGGCCAGGGCGTGCGAGTACTCGCTCCAGTCCGGGCGGTTGAGCGCCACCCCGTGCCACTTGATTTCTGCCCGCTGTAAGAGTTGATTTAGGCTGGGATTACCCTCTTCCGCCACCATATCACGGCGTTGACGAAACGCATTGAGCGCTTTTACAAACCGGTGGATGTCGGCGTGCCGCTCCAGCAAGCTCCAGTCAAACCAACTGATATCGTTGTCCTGGCAATAGGCGTTGTTGTTGCCCCGCTGGGTGCGACGCACCTCGTCGCCCATGAGCAACATCGGCGTGCCGACCGCCAGCAACTCCAGCGCGAAAAAGTTCTTCACCTGGCGGTTGCGCAGCACCTCAATCACCTGATCGTCAGTCGGCCCTTCTGCGCCGCAGTTCCAGCTCAGGTTGTCATCCGAGCCGTCGCGATTGTTCTCCCCGTTGGCCTCGTTGTGCTTGTGATTGTACGAGACCAGATCATTGAGGGTGAAGCCGTCGTGACAGGTGACGAAATTGATGCTCTGCTCGGCCTCCCGGTCCTCGTGGCCGTATATGTCCGGACTGCCCAACAGCCGGGTGGCGACGCGCGGCACCGAGCCGTTGTCGCCCTTCAGAAAGCTCCGCACATCGTCGCGGAATCGGCCGTTCCACTCCTGCCACGCGTCGCCGAGGAAGCTGCCCACCTGATAGAGTCCCCCGGCGTCCCAGGCCTCCGCAATCAGCTTGGTGCCAGCCAACAGGGGATCCGATTCGATGTCCCAGAGCACCGGCGGGTTCGGCAACGGACGGCCCGCCTCGTCTCGAGACAAAATCGACGCGAGATCAAAGCGGAAGCCGTCGACGTGCATCTGGGTCACCCAATAGCGCAGGCTATCCTGGATCAGACGGCGTACAATCGGCTGGTTGGCGTTCAGCGTGTTGCCACAGCCGGTATAGTCGGCATACCTCGATTTGTCTTTTTCGAGAATGTAGTAGAGGTTATTGGCCAGACCGCGAAAGCACAACGTCGGCCCGTTCGGCCCGCCTTCCGTAGTGTGATTGAATACCACGTCAAGGATGATCTCGATGCCGGCGCGATGAAGCGCCTTGACCATGTCGCGAAACTCATCCAGCACCGCGAGCGGTCCCTTGCGCGAACTGTACGCACGATGCGGTGCGAAAAATGAGACCGGCTGATACCCCCAGTAGTTCACGCGGCCTTCCGGCGCATCCTGCGGGTCGAACTGAAAAACCGGCAACAGCTCGACGGCGGTGACACCGAGGTCTTGAAGATAAGGAATTTTTTCGATCAACCCGGCGTATGTCCCTCGCTTCGCGGGCGCTACGCCAGAGCTGGGATGGCTGGTGAAACCGCGGACGTGCATTTCGTAAATCACCGTTTCGGCAAAGGGCCGCTTGAGCGGCAGGTCGCCTTTCCAGTCGTAGCGGCCGGGATCGGCCACGACACTTTTCATCGCGGCGGCTGTGTTGTCGCCGGGTCGGCTCGCGGCTTTGCGGTCGTAGCCTTCGGGAAACGCAATAGCCAGGCCATACGGGTCGAGGAGAAGCTTTTTACCATCAAATCGCAGACCTCGTTCGGGCGCAAACGGCCCCTGGGCCCGGTAGGCATAGATCTGACCCGGTTTGAGGTCCGGGACGAAGATATGCCAGTAGTGATAGGTGCGGTTCCGGTGAGGAGCGAGCGGGATAATCCTGGTCGGCTGTGCGGCATTCCGATCGTCAAAGAGTAACAGCTCAACCAGCGCGGCATTCTTGGAAAATACGCTGAAGTTGACGCCGCCGTCGGTGAGAGTAGCGCCGAGAGGAGCGCTCATACCCTCTTTGGTCATATCGGTGGTCATCTTTATCCCTTGTCTATTGTTCATCGGGCCGTGACGCTGCGCCTTACAACGTCACCGTCACCGACTGCACATTCCAGATCTCCTCGCAGTATTCGCCGATGGCGCGGTCGGATGAGAACTTACCGCCGCGCGCGGTGTTCAGGATCGACATGCGTGTCCATTGATCTTCGTTCTGCCACGCCGAACTCACCTGTTCCTGACAAGCAACATAGGCTGCGTAGTCGGCCAGGACCAGAAACGGATCGGACTGGGTCAGGTTCTCAACCATGGGGCGGAATACCTCAGTATCGCCGCGCGAGAAGTGGCCGCCACCGATGAGTTCCAGCACCGCGCGCAACTCGGCGTTGCCTTCAACATAGCCGGCCGGCCGGTAGCCTTCGCGCTTGATGCGCTCCACCTCCTCAGCCGTGAGCCCGAACAGGAAGAAATTGTCCGCTCCGGCCTCCTCGCGTATTTCGACATTGGCGCCGTCCAGCGTGCCGATGGTCAGCGCTCCGTTGAGCATAAACTTCATGTTGCCGGTACCCGAAGCCTCTTTGCCGGCAGTGGATATTTGCTCAGACAGATCGGCAGCCGGATAGATGATATGCGCGTTCTGGACGTTAAAATTGGGCACGAAGGCGACCTTCATCCGCGTATTTACCTCAGAGTCGGCGTTGACTGTCTCGGCAACGGCGTTGATGAGCTTGATGATGCGCTTGGCCATGAAGTATCCTGGCGCGGCCTTGCCACCGAAGATGAAAGCGCGCGGCGAAATCTTTAGTGCTGGGTTCTCCTTGAGCCGACGGTACAGCGTGACAATATGCAGCATATTCAGGTGCTGGCGTTTGTATTCATGGATGCGCTTGACCTGGATGTCGAACAGCCAGTCGGGGTCGAGCTCAATGCCGGTATGCGCGCGAATATAGGCGCCAAGGCGTTGCTTATTGGCGCGCTTGACCGCGCGCCACTCTTGCCGAAATGCGGCGTCATCGACGTAGGACTCGAGCTTATGGAGCGTTCCCAACTCCACCGGCCACCGGTCGCCGAGCGTACGATTGAGCAGCTCGCGCAGCGCCGGATTGGCGAGCGCCAGGAAGCGACGCGGCGTGACGCCGTTGGTCTTGTTGCTGAAGCGCTCCGGCCACAGTTCATAGAAGTCCTTCAGCACGCTGGCTTTGAGGAGGTCGGAGTGCAGCGCGGCCACGCCGTTGACGGCATGACTTCCGACGGTGGCGAGATGCGCCATGCGCACGCACTTTTCACCGTCCTCGCCGATCAGCGACATCCGCCTCACCCGCGCCTCATCACCCGGGAAACGCGCGCGTACCTCATCGAGGAAACGGCGGTTGATCTCGTAGATGATCTCCAGGTGCCGCGGCAACCACTCGCGGAACATCGGCAGCGGCCAGGTCTCCAACGCCTCCGGCAACAGCGTGTGGTTGGTATAGCCAAAGGTTTCCACGGTGATCGCCCATGCCCTCTCCCAATCGAGTCGCCGTTCGTCCACCAGAAGGCGCATCAGTTCGACGACACCGATCGACGGATGCGTATCGTTGAGCTGCACGGCAAAGCGTTGCGCGAAATGCTCCACCGGCACGGCGGCCAGATCGAGTATGTGCAGCATATCCTGCAGGGAGCAGGAAACAAAGAAATACTGCTGCCCCAGGCGCAACCGCTTACCGATCTCGGGTTCATCGTTGGGATAGAGCACCTTGGTCACGGTCTCGGAGACCAGCTTCTCATCCACTGCCTGGTAGTAATCGCCGACATTAAAGGCCTGGAAGTCGAATGATTCGACAGCCTCGGCGCTCCACAGCCGCAGGGTATTGCAGGTATTGACGCCATAGCCTTGGATCGGCGTATCGTAGGCAATGCCCTTCACCACCCGGTACGGTACCCAGCGCACGCAATGCCGGCCCTCTTCATCCCGGTAATGCTCGGTGTGGCCTCCCCAGTTCACGTAATAGGCGACCTCGGGCTTGGCGATCTCCCAGGGGTTGCCTTGGCGCAGCCATTTATCGGTGATCTCAGTCTGCCAGCCATCATGGAACTCCTGATCGAAGATGCCGAACTCATAGCGGATACCGTAGCCGACCGCCGGGCGCTGCAGCGTCGCCAGCGAATCGAGATAACAGGCGGCGAGCCGTCCCAGGCCGCCATTGCCCAACCCCGGCTCCTCCTCGCACGCCAGGACGGCATCGAGGTCCTGGCCGAGTTCGGCCAGCGCAGTGCGCGCCGCCTGTTCGATGCCGAGGTTCAACAGGTTGTTGCCCAAATGCGGCCCCATGAGGAATTCCGCCGAGAGATAGCAGGCAATCTTCCGGCCCAGATCGACATAGGTCTGGATGGTGTTCATCCAACGGTGCTGCATGCGGTCTCGCACCGCAAGCGCAAGCGCGCGGTAATAGTCGTGTGGGCTCGCGATCGCCGCCGGGTGCCCGAGAGAATAGCGCAGGTGATCGATGACGGCCTGCCGCAGGTCGGCGGCCTGCATGCCGATCCGCGCATCCGCCTCCGCCCGCGTTGCGGCGGCTTTCGGCGAGAACGTTCTCGTGCGTTTGGAGGGAGTCTTGATGTTCATGGTTGCCAGTCCTCCTCACAATCGTTGAGAGTGCGCCCCACTCTCACGGGGGTGCGCTCCGGCGCCGTACCCGTGTGCCGCCGTCATGTCCCGTTGAGCAGGCGGCGCGTGTGGCGCGCGATCATCAACTCCTCGTTTGTCGGTATCACCCAGGCCGCCGCTCTTGCATTCGGTGCGCTGATGAGCGGCCCGCCGGCCGCGTTCGCTTCGGGGTCCAGCCCCACGCCCAGCCACGCCGCGTCACGACACACGCGCTCTCGAATGAGGGCGGCGCGCTCGCCGATGCCCGCTGTGAAGACGATGGCATCAAGCCCACCCAACGCCGCCGCCAGCGAGCCCAGCTCGCGCCGGATACGATAGACGAAGAGATCGATGGCGAGCCTGGCGCGAGGGTCCTCGCTCGCGAGCAGCACGCGCATGTCGCTGGAGATCCCCGAGACCCCGAGCAGGCCGGACTCCTTGTAGATGAGACGCTCGATGGCGCGCGCGTCCATCTTACGCTCGTCCATAAGGTACAGCATCACGCCGGGGTCCAGCGAGCCCGAGCGCGTGCCCATCGGCAAGCCTTCCACTGCGGTGAACCCCATCGTGCTCGCAACGCTCTTGCCGGCCTCCAGCGCGCACATGCTCGCGCCGCTGCCAAGGTGTAGTACGACAGTCTTCCCGGCGGCGGCTCGCGCGTCGAACTGCGGCAGGACCGAGGCGATATACTCGCATGAGAGCCCGTGAAAGCCGTACCGCCGGACTCCGGCGTCGGTCAGCGCCTGCGGCAGGGCGTACACTTGCGCGACCGGAGGATTGGTTCGATGAAAGGAGGTGTCGAAGCAGGCTACTTGCGCGACGTCCGATCGACGTTCCATTAAGATGCAAATCGGCGTCAGGTTGTGCGGCTGGTGCAGGGGGGCGAGCGGAACGAGCCTCTCCAGCCCCGCCAGCACCTTGCGATCGAGGCGGACCGGCCGGGCGTGCTCGGGTCCGCCGTGGACGACGCGATGACCGACGCCGACGAGCCGCAGCCCCGAGGCCCCATGGCGAAGAAATGCCGCCAAGTGGTCAAGCGCGCCATCGTGTCCCAGCGTTACACCATCGCCCCAGAACCGCTCGCTCACGACCGCACCGGCGCCGTTCTTCGCGGTGAAGCGCGGCGACGTCAACAGCCCTTCGATCTGTCCCCGCACGTGCAGCGCGACATCGCCGTCGCCAGCGACGTACACCGAGAACTTGATGCTCGAGGAGCCGGCATTGATAACCAGGATCGCGTCGGCCATGGCGCGTCAGTCTCCCGGATCAGCCCTGGCGGCGTCGCTTGACGCGCAACTGGACCAGGGAGCGAACGAGCGAGGCGTTGACGGAGGCGACCTCTTCATCCGAAAGCTTTTCACGGAGACGGGCTTCGGCGCGTTGCCGCGCCTCTTCAGCTTTCGCTTCGTCAATGCGGTCGGCCGAAATAGCCTGGTCCGTCAGAATGGCGACTCGGTCGGCGGTGACGTCGACGAGCCCCTCACCCGTCGCGATGAACAGATCGCGGCCGTCCTTGCGAACGATCATTTCGCCAGGCACCAATTGCGTAATCAGCGGAACGTGTTGCGGATAAATTCCCATCTCCCCCGCCACACCCGGCAGGGTGACCAGCTCCACGTCTTCAGAGTATACGGTGCCCTCCGGCGTGACGATCTCCAACCTCAGCGTGTCGGCCATGTTGAGCGCTCACCCTCGACTCGGTTTGACTTCATCGATCCCGCCCTTCATGTAAAAGTCGCCTTCCGCCACGGCGTCATGCTTGCCTTCCAGGATCTCCTTGAAGCCGCGCACCGTTTCAGCTACGGGGACTTGTTTGCCCTCCCGCCCGGTAAATACCTGCGCGACACTGAACGGCTGGCTCAGGAAGCGTTGAATCTTGCGGGCACGGATGACCGTGAGCTTATCCTCCGGCGACAGCTCGTCCATGCCGAGAATCGCGATGATATCCTGCAGGTCCTTCAGTCGCTGCAGCACCTTCTGCACTCTTCGCGCCACGTCGTAGTGCTCCTGCCCGACGATGTCCGGCGCGAGGGCGCGAGAAGTCGAGGCAAGCGGGTCCACCGCCGGGTAGATCCCCAGTTCGGCAATCGACCGTTCCAATACGATGGTCGCGTCCAGGTGTGCGAAGGTCGTGGCGGGCGCCGGGTCGGTCAGATCGTCGGCCGGCACGTATACGGCCTGAAACGACGTGATGGAGCCTTTCTTTGTCGAGGTGATACGCTCCTGGAGCGCGCCCATTTCCGCAGCGAGGGTCGGCTGGTACCCGACGGCGCTGGCGGTGCGGCCGAGCAACGCGGATACTTCGGAACCGGCCTGAGAGAACCGGAAGATGTTATCAATAAACAACAAGACATCCTGATGCTTCTCGTCGCGGAAGTATTCGGTAATGGCGAGGCCAGACAGGGCCACGCGCAGGCGGGCGCCGGGCGGCTCATTCATCTGGCCGTACACCAGGGCGATTTTCGATGCGCCGAGGTCGTCCTGCTTGATAACCCCCGCCTCTGACATCTCCTTGTAGAGATCGGCGCCTTCCCGGGTGCGCTCACCGACCCCGGCGAACACCGACACGCCGCCGTGCAGTGTCGCGATATTATTGATCAGTTCCATGATCACGACGGTCTTACCCACGCCGGCGCCGCCGAACGCGCCCACCTTGCCGCCTTTCAAGAAGGGGCAGATCAAGTCAATGACCTTGATGCCGGTGGGGAGCACCTCGGGAGATGTCGATTGGTCTACGAGTGTGGGTGGTGGGCGGTGGATGGGATAGTATTTCTCGGCCTTGACGGGCCCGCGTTCGTCTACCGGGTTGCCGCACACATCGAATACCCGCCCCATCACCCCCTCGCCGACGGGCATAGAAATGGGCGCGCCGGTATCGATGACCTCATAGCCGCGTTTGAGACCTTCGGTACCCGACATGGAGACGGTCCGGACCCGGCGGTCGCCGAGGTGTTGCTGTACTTCGAGCGTCAGTCGGATGGGCCGGTCCTGAACTGTGTAGTCTACGGTCAGCGCATGGTAGATGCCGGGCAGTGTGTCCGGGAATTCGACGTCCACTACCGGACCGACGACTTGAACGATGGTGCCTTTATTCATGGCTCCGCCTGGTTTCACGTGTGCTACTCGTTGCCCAGTTGGCCGCCGGCAATTTCCAGGAGTTCCTTGGTAATATTGCCCTGGCGCCGATTGTTATATTCCAGGGTCAGATCCTTGATCAGATCGGCGGCGTTGTCCGTGGCGTTCTTCATTGCCACCATGCGGGCGCTGTGCTCGCTGGCTTTCGCCTCCAGCATGACCCGGTAGATGTAAATGTTGAGGTAATGTCCGAAGAGATAATTGAGCACCGACTCTGCGCTGAATTCAAAGAGCACCTCGCGCGTATCGGCAGCCAACTCGGCTTCGGATTCCGCGCCCGGAATCTTCAGTCCCTTTATTTCCCCGATCGGCAGAAACTCTATGACCCCGGCTTGCTGAATTAAGGTATTGATGAACCGCGTTCCGATAACCTGGACTTGGTCAACGTCGCCTTTCACAAACAGGTCGCGGGCAAAAACGGCGATCGGCCTGGCGTCGGCGAATCGCGGCGTGTCCGTAAAGATAAACTCGGCGGCCAGTTGCCGACGGGTGCGCGTGATAAACTGTGCCGCCCGCTTCCCGACCGCAATGAACACGGTCGTCGCGCGATCACACCGTGCGGCCAGGCGAAACAGGTTCGTGTTGAGCGCCCCGCACAGACCCTTGTCTGTACCGACCAGAATCACGGCGCGTTTGCGGACTTCGCGCACCTCCAGCAGCGGATGGGTAAAATCGCGGACGTGAGTCGTCGCGTGGCGTTGGATGCGATAGAGCAATTCCCCGAATGGCCGAGTAGTCAGGGTCGCCTCTTGCGCCTTCAGCATCTTTGACGCCGCCACCATTTGCATGGCCTTGGTGATCTGCATCGTGCTCATAATCGACTTGATGCGCCGCCGGATCTCGCGAGGGCTGGCCATACGCCACCTGATCGGTGTTTACTTCCACGTCTGTGTGAATTCGTCGGCTACGGTCTTCAGCTCGGCCTTCAACGCGTCGCTGAGCGCTTTTTCTCTCCCGATCGCAGCGAGCAACTCGACTTTCCGCGTCGTCAAAAGTTCCGTGAATGTGGTTTGGAACTCC of Candidatus Methylomirabilis tolerans contains these proteins:
- the atpD gene encoding F0F1 ATP synthase subunit beta, encoding MNKGTIVQVVGPVVDVEFPDTLPGIYHALTVDYTVQDRPIRLTLEVQQHLGDRRVRTVSMSGTEGLKRGYEVIDTGAPISMPVGEGVMGRVFDVCGNPVDERGPVKAEKYYPIHRPPPTLVDQSTSPEVLPTGIKVIDLICPFLKGGKVGAFGGAGVGKTVVIMELINNIATLHGGVSVFAGVGERTREGADLYKEMSEAGVIKQDDLGASKIALVYGQMNEPPGARLRVALSGLAITEYFRDEKHQDVLLFIDNIFRFSQAGSEVSALLGRTASAVGYQPTLAAEMGALQERITSTKKGSITSFQAVYVPADDLTDPAPATTFAHLDATIVLERSIAELGIYPAVDPLASTSRALAPDIVGQEHYDVARRVQKVLQRLKDLQDIIAILGMDELSPEDKLTVIRARKIQRFLSQPFSVAQVFTGREGKQVPVAETVRGFKEILEGKHDAVAEGDFYMKGGIDEVKPSRG
- the atpC gene encoding ATP synthase F1 subunit epsilon, producing the protein MADTLRLEIVTPEGTVYSEDVELVTLPGVAGEMGIYPQHVPLITQLVPGEMIVRKDGRDLFIATGEGLVDVTADRVAILTDQAISADRIDEAKAEEARQRAEARLREKLSDEEVASVNASLVRSLVQLRVKRRRQG
- a CDS encoding glycogen/starch/alpha-glucan phosphorylase → MNIKTPSKRTRTFSPKAAATRAEADARIGMQAADLRQAVIDHLRYSLGHPAAIASPHDYYRALALAVRDRMQHRWMNTIQTYVDLGRKIACYLSAEFLMGPHLGNNLLNLGIEQAARTALAELGQDLDAVLACEEEPGLGNGGLGRLAACYLDSLATLQRPAVGYGIRYEFGIFDQEFHDGWQTEITDKWLRQGNPWEIAKPEVAYYVNWGGHTEHYRDEEGRHCVRWVPYRVVKGIAYDTPIQGYGVNTCNTLRLWSAEAVESFDFQAFNVGDYYQAVDEKLVSETVTKVLYPNDEPEIGKRLRLGQQYFFVSCSLQDMLHILDLAAVPVEHFAQRFAVQLNDTHPSIGVVELMRLLVDERRLDWERAWAITVETFGYTNHTLLPEALETWPLPMFREWLPRHLEIIYEINRRFLDEVRARFPGDEARVRRMSLIGEDGEKCVRMAHLATVGSHAVNGVAALHSDLLKASVLKDFYELWPERFSNKTNGVTPRRFLALANPALRELLNRTLGDRWPVELGTLHKLESYVDDAAFRQEWRAVKRANKQRLGAYIRAHTGIELDPDWLFDIQVKRIHEYKRQHLNMLHIVTLYRRLKENPALKISPRAFIFGGKAAPGYFMAKRIIKLINAVAETVNADSEVNTRMKVAFVPNFNVQNAHIIYPAADLSEQISTAGKEASGTGNMKFMLNGALTIGTLDGANVEIREEAGADNFFLFGLTAEEVERIKREGYRPAGYVEGNAELRAVLELIGGGHFSRGDTEVFRPMVENLTQSDPFLVLADYAAYVACQEQVSSAWQNEDQWTRMSILNTARGGKFSSDRAIGEYCEEIWNVQSVTVTL
- a CDS encoding acetate/propionate family kinase gives rise to the protein MADAILVINAGSSSIKFSVYVAGDGDVALHVRGQIEGLLTSPRFTAKNGAGAVVSERFWGDGVTLGHDGALDHLAAFLRHGASGLRLVGVGHRVVHGGPEHARPVRLDRKVLAGLERLVPLAPLHQPHNLTPICILMERRSDVAQVACFDTSFHRTNPPVAQVYALPQALTDAGVRRYGFHGLSCEYIASVLPQFDARAAAGKTVVLHLGSGASMCALEAGKSVASTMGFTAVEGLPMGTRSGSLDPGVMLYLMDERKMDARAIERLIYKESGLLGVSGISSDMRVLLASEDPRARLAIDLFVYRIRRELGSLAAALGGLDAIVFTAGIGERAALIRERVCRDAAWLGVGLDPEANAAGGPLISAPNARAAAWVIPTNEELMIARHTRRLLNGT
- the atpG gene encoding ATP synthase F1 subunit gamma; protein product: MASPREIRRRIKSIMSTMQITKAMQMVAASKMLKAQEATLTTRPFGELLYRIQRHATTHVRDFTHPLLEVREVRKRAVILVGTDKGLCGALNTNLFRLAARCDRATTVFIAVGKRAAQFITRTRRQLAAEFIFTDTPRFADARPIAVFARDLFVKGDVDQVQVIGTRFINTLIQQAGVIEFLPIGEIKGLKIPGAESEAELAADTREVLFEFSAESVLNYLFGHYLNIYIYRVMLEAKASEHSARMVAMKNATDNAADLIKDLTLEYNNRRQGNITKELLEIAGGQLGNE
- a CDS encoding phosphoglucomutase translates to MTIHPLAGKPAPKELLVDIDTLRQEYYAHKPDITDRAQRVSFGTSGHRGSSLRGSFNEEHVLAITQAICDYRNSRGITGPLYLGRDTHALSEPAFATALEVLAANGVETMIDCNDGYTPTPAISHAILVYNRGRTAGVADGIVITPSHNPPEDGGFKYNPPHGGPADTDVTRWIEERANRLLSSGLQQVARIAYERAHQVATTRTYDYVGSYVSDLASVVDMDAIRSAGLKIGVDPLGGAGVAYWRPIVERYGVQVEVVNSTVDPTFGFMSLDWDGKIRMDCSSPHAMAKLIALKDRFDIAFGNDTDHDRHGIVTRTAGLMNPNHYLAAAI
- the glgX gene encoding glycogen debranching protein GlgX — protein: MTKEGMSAPLGATLTDGGVNFSVFSKNAALVELLLFDDRNAAQPTRIIPLAPHRNRTYHYWHIFVPDLKPGQIYAYRAQGPFAPERGLRFDGKKLLLDPYGLAIAFPEGYDRKAASRPGDNTAAAMKSVVADPGRYDWKGDLPLKRPFAETVIYEMHVRGFTSHPSSGVAPAKRGTYAGLIEKIPYLQDLGVTAVELLPVFQFDPQDAPEGRVNYWGYQPVSFFAPHRAYSSRKGPLAVLDEFRDMVKALHRAGIEIILDVVFNHTTEGGPNGPTLCFRGLANNLYYILEKDKSRYADYTGCGNTLNANQPIVRRLIQDSLRYWVTQMHVDGFRFDLASILSRDEAGRPLPNPPVLWDIESDPLLAGTKLIAEAWDAGGLYQVGSFLGDAWQEWNGRFRDDVRSFLKGDNGSVPRVATRLLGSPDIYGHEDREAEQSINFVTCHDGFTLNDLVSYNHKHNEANGENNRDGSDDNLSWNCGAEGPTDDQVIEVLRNRQVKNFFALELLAVGTPMLLMGDEVRRTQRGNNNAYCQDNDISWFDWSLLERHADIHRFVKALNAFRQRRDMVAEEGNPSLNQLLQRAEIKWHGVALNRPDWSEYSHALAFTLRSLRARFLLHAMLNAYWEPLTFELPPISTESRQCWRRCVDTALASPDDICPWEKAPLVAQTTYVVQPRSVVLLALALQATAEGVSQAR